The Radiobacillus deserti genomic interval CCTTATAATACGAACGGAGCAGGTTAATTCAATAAGAAGCAAATTTTAACGGGGGTAATAAAATGAGGAACTTTATACTTTTTAATGCAAATAGGTTATCCTTCATAATAATTTCTATTTTACTAATTGGCGAGGTTATAGCTTTAATAAAGGATCAATCTACTTGGAATATTGTATATGTTATTATTCTAAGTATCTCGTGGTTGAGCTTTCTGTTGCTTGTTTTAGTAAAACCTAAAAAAGTCGAAGAGGAGTAAATCCGTGGCCTCCTAAAAACCATGGAATTCCATTTAATAAAGTAAAAATGATAGATAAAGCAACAGCACACTACCAATCTACATTCGATTTAAACGGGATGAAAAAATAAAGAACTTTAAAATGGAAAATACTATATTACTATTCGACTTTTCAACCTTTGTCTCTTCTAAAGAATTAAAACCATTTACTGTTGATATTCCGGTCGGGGAAGAATAAGCAGTTAATGTAACTAATTATAGAAGCCGAGAGGAATTCTATTATTACAATGAATAATTAGTTAGATCGGGCGATGACTTAGTCGAAAAATTTTATTTTAACTCGAACGGTGGAATGGGGTGGCGGTCAAGAACATGGGGAAAATCTCCATCAAACATTGAAAAGGGAATGTATAGAGGAAATATAGAAATTAATAATCTAATATTTATACGAGAATACATTGGAAAAAATCATGAGCATTTTGAATTTGACTCAGAAGTACACCAAACGGAATATATGTTTTTATGTAAGGTTAAAGAAGGAAATAAAGAAATAGGAATTGGATAGTTCCTGATGATGGACAAATTGGTGTAGAGTGGTTGCCTTTGTCTGAATTAATAAATTATAGACTGTACTCAAACAATGCGAGAGTACATAATTGATTATATTGCAGGTGAGGTACTATCAGTTTACTTAGGAGATATAAATGAATAATACAGTGATACGTTTTGGGGGTGAACTAATGCGAACTAGGCAGGATAGTCAATAAGGATTAGCTATAACAACATTGAATTGGTGGGAATTAGAATGGATATAACAATTGAGAAATTACATGACACTGATGCTGAAAATTTATATAAGTTTGAGCTTGAAAACAGAATTTTTTTTGAGGAAATGGTACCAAGTCGTGGGGATGATTACTACAACTTCGAGACATTTAAAGAAAGGAATAAAGCCTTACTGGATGAACAAGCGCAAGGGTTATCTTATTTCTATTTAATTAAAAATAAGGATGGCTCTATTGTTGGAAGAATGAATTTAGTAGATATTGAAAACGGTTTAGGGCATATCGGTTATAGAGTGGGAAAAGCATATACTGGAAAAGGAATTGCTAATAGAGCATTGAAACTTTTATTAGAAACTATAAGAAATAAGCAAGGAATAAAAGAGGTTTCCGCGAAGACAACTACTAATAATATGGCCTCTCAAAAAGTCTTAGAGAAAAACGGATTTAAGTATATGGCAGCAAGTGATGAAGAATTTTTAATGAATGGACAAAAGGTAAAGTTTGTTTATTATCTGCTGACAAATTAAAATATTCTTCTACATAAGGGGGCGTTTGTGAAATAAGGGCAATTGCTTCTTGTGCTAAGATCCAGTTCAAAGCATCTTTGAACATTCAGACCTTTCAGAAATGCTCCAAATTGCCAACTTTATAATTTTGGTTGTTATTTTGTATTTTGTTATTGAAAAAGTGGTGAGTGATTCAGCTAAATGGGGTGTTGATCTAAGAAGGATTGTGCTTTTTTTATGGAATTTATTGTAGAAAAGGAACAGGTTAATGAAAGATGGAACATAAAAAAGGAAGGGGAGGTAAATTTATGAACAAACCACGTGCTTTGAAAAAGGGTGACCGAGTAGCGATTATTGCACCAGCTGGTCCAACTGACAAAGAGCAACTTACACAAGGCATACGTGTACTTGAAGAGAGGGGACTAGATGTCGTCCTTGGACGACACGTGTTCGATGTGGAGGAAGACATAGACATATTGGACCAAAATCGGCTCTTTGATTTGCACGAAGCCTTTAGAAATCCTTCTATTAGAGGCATTTTTTGTGCAAATGGAGGATTCGGTACAGCTAGAATCGCTCCTAAGATTGATTATGCAATGATAAAAGGAAATCCTAAGATATTTTGGGGATACAGTGATATTACATATCTGCTTAATGCAATTCAAAACTTCAGTAATTTAGTTACTTTTCACGGACCGATGGTTGCATCCGACCTAAATGACGAAGAACGAACCACAGAGACAGAATCCTCGATCTTATCTTTGTTTACGGGTGAACCTTTGACCTATGACTCTAGAAACTCGCCCCTCAACACCATTACATACGGAACAGGAGAAGGACGTTTGATCGGTGGGAATCTAACCTTGCTAACAAATGGGCTAGGAACGCCATATCAAGTAAATACGAACGGAGCAATCCTCCTAATCGAGGAAGTTCAAGAACCTGCTTTTAAGGTGAATTTAATGCTTACTCACCTTCAACAAGCTGGGTTGTTTGATACTGTCAAAGGTGTGGTCATTGGTAATTTCCAAGCGGAACCAGACGAACATAAGAAAATTAAAAAAGTGCTGCAAGATTTTTTTACCAGAGTATCATTCCCTGTTGTTGAGAATTTTCATATTGGTCATTGTCAGCCCAATTATGGGGTGCCGCTAGGAGTGAATGCAAAACTTACAACGTCGCCACCTCGTCTTGAAGTCGATTCTGGTGTTAGGTAAATAGTAATGTGTATGGAAGTGCACAACTTCCTATTATTCAACTAAAGGGTAGCGTTAATCTTAGAAGGGATAACGCTATTTTTGTTGAACTTATTTAATTATAGGAGCATTAGAGTGTAACAAAGGATGTCTGGAATTAGAGGAAGAGAAAGGAGACCAATATGGAGCCGAAGTGGGAAACAATTGTTATGGATGGATGGGAAAACAAAGATGATGAGACTAAACTAATAGAATATTTCTTGGAAGTTGTAGACAAATATCCAAATTCAGCAAGGGCAAAATTTGAATTGGCTAATGCTCATGATTTTACAGGACAAGAGAAAAAGGCGATTTCGCTATATGAAGATGCAATCAGCACAGGTCTTGATGCCGAGTACGAAGCATATGCCTTATTACAATTAGGTAGTTCTTTAAGAAATGTCGGGAGAATAGACGATGCCATAAGAATATTATCTGATGCTGAACAACGTTATCCTGAACTCCCTTCTATCTCTATGTTTCTTGGTCTTGCTTTGCACGATAAAAATAGAAATGCTGATGCATTAAGAAAAACACTGAATGTGATGTTAATGAAAGTGATAACTCCCGATATAGAACGGTATAGAATGGCTTTAGAGAACTACATTAAAGATATTAAATGATAAGAAGTGTTATTCCATTAACGGGGGCTTCAGTTCAATAACTTGGATATATAGACATTATTTTTTCGTTTTGTTATGTACCTTTTCCATAATTTATCAGAACAATGATTATGAGATGTCTTGTTATTAGAGGCTGAAAATGGGGGTGTGGCTAGGAGGAGAATGGAGTTTTGTTCCTTTTATAGTTGGAATAAAATAATTAATTGTATCGGAGGGCTAATTAAAAAATGAAATTATTTCTGGTCAATAGCATAAGAACAAATAATTTTAATGATGAACAAATGATGGGGAAAATCAAAAATATGTGGGAAGAAGCCTATAGAAATCTGAAACATCATCAAACAAATATTTTTGGAGTTTATTATGACTAGGAGAGTGACTATAAAGGTGATTATTCATTAAGCGTTGGTATTGAAGAACATTATGGGAAATCTGTTATTGAAATACCAAAAAACGAGAAATACGAAATTTTTAAAGTGGATACTACCGACGAAAAGGTGTTATTAATACTTGGAGTAAGATATGGGAACAAGAGGATGCTGGTTTGTTAGAGAGGGCCTATACATATGATTATGAAAAATATTCAACTAATGGGGAGATTGAAATTTACATAGCAATAAAGTAATTTAAAGTCTGTGTTCTTTGTTCGCTTCAGGGGGGGCTTGTCAAATAAAGTGTGTAAGTCCTGAAAGTTAAATGTATTTCCGAACCCTGCTTTCTAACTGATCGTGTACTAATAGCTGGTTCATGACCATCGACCAGTTTTGGATATGGCCACCTTCCCATTTGGTTTCAAGTTCTTTCACACGTAAAAATAGGACTTTTAAGAGAGCGTTCTCGTTAGGGAATGCTCCTTTTTTCGTTACTTTTCGGAAGCTGGAATGAATACTTTCTACGGCATTGGTTGTGTACATCACCTTACGAATAGCACTTCCGTAATCAAAGAGTTGTTCCACAAGATGAAAGTTTCTTGTTCATACATCAATGGCTTCAGGATAGAATTTTTTGACCTCTAGTGTCTTGCTTTTACAAAAAAACAAATGCTAGAGGTCTTTCTTATGAAATAAGAGTTATATTATCACTTTTTAAATCTAAGATTATAATAGATCTCATATTGGACCTTTTCCATAAACCTATGCAAAAAATTTAGTTTGTAAAGTTTTAATTGCTGCTTCCATTTCTTTTAGTTCTGACTCTGTCAAATTGTTAATTCGCTCTTGAAATCTTATTTCAAGCTGTCGAAACACTTTATTCATTAGCGCCGTTCCATTCTCTGTAAGACGAATGTCAAATTTGCGCCGGTCATTCGGATCCATAATTTTTTCGCATAGTTTGCTTTCCATTAATTTTTTTAACTCACGGCTAGAATTCGGTAAAGATAAATGTAAGCATTCACTGATTTCACTTAGAGTGACAGGTTGGCTAACTGTAATGAACTCTAATATTTTGTATTGAACGGTCGTTATGTTTTCAATTTTGATATCTTTTGTCATATCGTTTGTTACTTGATGTACGGATGCAGTAAATCGAACAAACTGTTGGAAAAGCTTACCTCTGTCCATATAAAACACCTCCTTAACAAATTATCAAATACATTATCAAAAAACAATTATCAATTGACAACTAAATCAGATTGCTGTTAATATTTAGTTATCAAATGATAACAAATGAGGTGCTTAAAGGTGAATGTTTTAATTGTTTTTACCCATCCAAATCACCAAAGCTTGAGCTATGCATTTTTGCAAGAGGTACTCCGAGGTTGTGAGGCAAACGATGTTATACAAAATGTTCAAGTTTTAGATTTATATGCTGATCATTTTAATCCGGTCCTTGAATTTGGGGAGAAAAAGAGGAGAAGAGATATGTATAAAGATCCAGAATTAGAAAAGTATCGTAATCAACTATCATGGGCTGAAAAGATTATTTTTATATACCCTATATGGTGGGGGAAGACCTCCTGCTATGTTAATGGGCTATATTGATAAAATATTTGCTTCGGGTTTTGCTTACAAAGATAATGGTAAGTTGTTACCAGAAGGTTTGTTGAAAGGTAAATCAGTCGTATGTATTTCTGTGATGAAAGGACCAGCTTTTTATCCAATGTTTTGGCTGAATAACGCCCATAAAGTTTTAATGCGTAAAGCATTATTCAAATACGTAGGTATTAAAAAGGTAAAGTTTTTTGAGTTTGGGAATATGGAGAATACAAAAGGGAAACATCAGAAAAAAATAAATAAAGTATATAAGTATTTTCGAACATTGAATAACCTTAGCTTAACATCATAATAATCAACTGCTATTTTCCTTTATTAAGATCAGAGAAAGTAGGAATTGTGAAAGCAACCATCAGGGCTATATCTTTACTTG includes:
- a CDS encoding GNAT family N-acetyltransferase is translated as MDITIEKLHDTDAENLYKFELENRIFFEEMVPSRGDDYYNFETFKERNKALLDEQAQGLSYFYLIKNKDGSIVGRMNLVDIENGLGHIGYRVGKAYTGKGIANRALKLLLETIRNKQGIKEVSAKTTTNNMASQKVLEKNGFKYMAASDEEFLMNGQKVKFVYYLLTN
- a CDS encoding S66 peptidase family protein; protein product: MNKPRALKKGDRVAIIAPAGPTDKEQLTQGIRVLEERGLDVVLGRHVFDVEEDIDILDQNRLFDLHEAFRNPSIRGIFCANGGFGTARIAPKIDYAMIKGNPKIFWGYSDITYLLNAIQNFSNLVTFHGPMVASDLNDEERTTETESSILSLFTGEPLTYDSRNSPLNTITYGTGEGRLIGGNLTLLTNGLGTPYQVNTNGAILLIEEVQEPAFKVNLMLTHLQQAGLFDTVKGVVIGNFQAEPDEHKKIKKVLQDFFTRVSFPVVENFHIGHCQPNYGVPLGVNAKLTTSPPRLEVDSGVR
- a CDS encoding tetratricopeptide repeat protein, producing the protein MEPKWETIVMDGWENKDDETKLIEYFLEVVDKYPNSARAKFELANAHDFTGQEKKAISLYEDAISTGLDAEYEAYALLQLGSSLRNVGRIDDAIRILSDAEQRYPELPSISMFLGLALHDKNRNADALRKTLNVMLMKVITPDIERYRMALENYIKDIK
- a CDS encoding MarR family winged helix-turn-helix transcriptional regulator, with protein sequence MDRGKLFQQFVRFTASVHQVTNDMTKDIKIENITTVQYKILEFITVSQPVTLSEISECLHLSLPNSSRELKKLMESKLCEKIMDPNDRRKFDIRLTENGTALMNKVFRQLEIRFQERINNLTESELKEMEAAIKTLQTKFFA